The genome window TCAATATACTGAGCGATCTCGTTGCTATTCATTGCTAAATTTATAATTAATTTTCTTAAGCTATTTCATTGTAAGGATTGATGCTGCTGAAACACGGCCAAACAGAAAACAGCCACGAAATAAAACGTGACTGTTTGAGTGTGGTTGCAGGTGATTTAGCTCAGCTCAGGACTGAGAAAACTGTCAACTGCTGCGATTGAGAGCAAGTGGTTTAAGCCGCTGCTGCCAAGTTTTGAGAAACGAAGTCCCAGTTCACGACATTCTCTAAGAAGGCTTGAATGAAGTCAGGACGACGGTTTTGGTAGTCGAGGTAGTAGGCGTGCTCCCAAACATCCAAGGTTAAGAGGGGAGTTTGGCCGTGAGCGAGCGGGTTTTCAGCATTGGGGGTCTTGGTGACCTTGAGGGTGCCGTTATCAAGCGCCAACCAAGCCCAACCGCTACCAAACTGAGTTGTGGCTGCGTTCTTGAACTCTTCAACGAACTTATCGAAGCTGCCAAAGTCAGCATTGATTTTGTCCGATAGAGCACCGCTGGGAGAACCACCACCGCTGGGCTTCAGGCTGTGCCAAAAGAAGGTGTGGTTCCAGACTTGAGCCGCGTTGTTAAATACACCGACTTTATCTGGGTTTTTGAAGGTGGCCTGGATCACTTCTTCGAGAGATTTATCCGCCAACTCAGTGTCTTGGGTGAACTTGTTCAGGTTAGCCACGTAACCTGCGTGGTGCTTGTCGTGGTGGAACTCTAGGGTGCGTGCTGAGATATAAGGTTCTAGCGCGTTGTAGTCGTAAGGTAAAGGGGGAAGTTCAAAGGCCATGTGTTCAATCCTCTCCGAATGGCTGGTGGAGCGATCGCGGGTAGCAAGCCCAGTTCAATCGGCGATCGCTTCTGTCCAATGCTGCATGACAGCACTGGTAGAGACAGCAATTTACGATAGGATTTTATATCAAAAGTCCGGTGAGAGCTAGAGCAAACCTGGAATCCTAATCATTTAGCCTATTTCAAAGCTTTATTCAGGGCGTTAAAGTTTTAAGTCGACGGCAATTCGATGGGCACAGGCAAAGCCAGAGAAAGCGACCGCATTGAGTCCTTGCCCCGGAAAAGTGCTGTCTCCCGCGCAGTACAGCCCTGGCACCGTAGTACGATTGAAGGGCATACCCAACAGTCCCAACAATTTGCGCTTAGGGATAGGGCCATAGGTGCCGTCTTGCCGCCCTAGGAAGCGACGATGAGTCCGAGGGGTGCCCACTTCTTGATAGTCCAGTGCTTGCTCTAACCCAGGAAAAATCTTCTCTAATCTTTGTATTAAAGTTGCTGCGGCTGCTTCTTTTTTTTCTTCGTAGTCACTGGGGGATAATCCTTGCCATTCCTCCAGGTAACTAGGGGTAAAGGTATGGATGATGTGATGACCTGGCGGCGCTAAGTCAGGGTCGAGCAAAGTTGGGATCGAGACAAAAATCGTACTTTGAGACTGCTCCATCCGCTGCCAGTCTTCCAATAGAATGTGATGGCATTCCGTACCAGTCGGCAAGGCTTCGGCTTTCACGCCTAAATGCAAGCTAAGGAAACTGGGAGATTTTTGATAGCGTTGTTGCCACTTCTTCTCAGCAATGGGCATTTTATCGGTCGGCAGCAAATGCTCGAATGTATCCCAGCGGGTGGCATTAGAGACGATTCGCTTGGCTCGATAAACCTTGCCAGAAGCGAGTTCTACTCCGACTGCTCGGCCATTCTCCATCAAGATCTGCTTGACTCTGGCTTTATACTGAATCTGACTTCCCGCTTTCTCTAAACCTTCGACCAATTTTTGAGCAATTTGACCGACACCGCCTTTGGGGTAGTTGATGCCGCCATAGTGGCGATCGCTAAACACCATCCCCGCATTGATCATCGGAGTTTTATCAGCCGGAACCACAGACCAGCAGTAGCACTCCATGTCGATAAATTTCAGCAGTGCCGGATCTTTGATGTAGCGGCGGGCAATATCTCCGACATTTTGAGGCAAATACTGGACCAATCCCAAACAAGCCAAGGGATGCTGAAAAAACACGCGCATCAAATAGCGAGGTTCTTCCAACGACAGCAAATCCATCGCATTGAGACAGTTAAAGACTTTCCAGCATTCATCGTAAAACTGCCGAATGCCCTCGCGCTCGTGGGGAAACTTGGCAATCAGTTCTTGCAAGAACTTCTCATAGTCTCGGTGAACTTTTAGATCTAACCCGTCGGGTAGGTGGTAGTGAATTTGCACTGGATCTGGAATCGTTTCCAGACTCATATCCACCGCCTGCAAGGCTCGCGTCAGCAAATTTGTAGTGCCTTGCTGACCAAAGCCAAAAATCATCGAGGCTCCCACATCAAACCGATATCCAGCCCGCTCGAAATAGCCAGCGCTCCCCCCAGGAATCAAGTAACGCTCTAAGACTAACACTTGAGCTCCTTTAGCCGCGAGTTGGGTCGCTGTTACTAAACCGCCAATCCCAGAGCCAATGACGATGGCATCAAATTCTGTGGACTCAGCAAAGGCACTTTGACCAGAAGCAACGGGAGATGTATTGAAAGCAGGCATGACCCAAGGAGATTG of Trichocoleus sp. FACHB-46 contains these proteins:
- a CDS encoding superoxide dismutase, whose protein sequence is MAFELPPLPYDYNALEPYISARTLEFHHDKHHAGYVANLNKFTQDTELADKSLEEVIQATFKNPDKVGVFNNAAQVWNHTFFWHSLKPSGGGSPSGALSDKINADFGSFDKFVEEFKNAATTQFGSGWAWLALDNGTLKVTKTPNAENPLAHGQTPLLTLDVWEHAYYLDYQNRRPDFIQAFLENVVNWDFVSQNLAAAA
- the crtH gene encoding carotenoid isomerase → MPAFNTSPVASGQSAFAESTEFDAIVIGSGIGGLVTATQLAAKGAQVLVLERYLIPGGSAGYFERAGYRFDVGASMIFGFGQQGTTNLLTRALQAVDMSLETIPDPVQIHYHLPDGLDLKVHRDYEKFLQELIAKFPHEREGIRQFYDECWKVFNCLNAMDLLSLEEPRYLMRVFFQHPLACLGLVQYLPQNVGDIARRYIKDPALLKFIDMECYCWSVVPADKTPMINAGMVFSDRHYGGINYPKGGVGQIAQKLVEGLEKAGSQIQYKARVKQILMENGRAVGVELASGKVYRAKRIVSNATRWDTFEHLLPTDKMPIAEKKWQQRYQKSPSFLSLHLGVKAEALPTGTECHHILLEDWQRMEQSQSTIFVSIPTLLDPDLAPPGHHIIHTFTPSYLEEWQGLSPSDYEEKKEAAAATLIQRLEKIFPGLEQALDYQEVGTPRTHRRFLGRQDGTYGPIPKRKLLGLLGMPFNRTTVPGLYCAGDSTFPGQGLNAVAFSGFACAHRIAVDLKL